The proteins below are encoded in one region of Labeo rohita strain BAU-BD-2019 chromosome 15, IGBB_LRoh.1.0, whole genome shotgun sequence:
- the LOC127176784 gene encoding calcium-activated chloride channel regulator 4A: MGSRTVFLLWMLLSSTSTGIKLDGNGYVDVVIAISSRVSQDNTLIDKIKDMVTEGSLYLFEALDKKVYFKEATILIPPQWNSKGFTKARTELFEKARIRIDNPNPAYGDEPYTNQFGECGAEAEYIHFTPNYFRDNTLTKQYGPKGRVLVHEWAHLRWGVYDEYSEKNPFYYSNGHIEATRCSKNIKGQFYEDSARTPCPNDPQTSLPTKNCKFFPNKYQNTHSSIMFLPSLDSVTTFCRENEHNYDAPNLQNKKCGKATWTVIFEDSVDKDALRSLKPLQTSPPAPTFKVVQRMHRVVCLVLDVSGSMQGSRILRLQQAATHFLQNIIEDQSSVGMVTFSTDASTLSSLTTIDSDTTRERLIALLPKTAAGSTNMCKGLNLGLEVLKKDNGDVIGDEIIFLTDGEASDDLNSCVPNAINSGAIIHTIALGNKADKALREMADKTGGKFITASDDTTSNQLMNGFSTLTVPTGDQTKDPVQIDSVGAKTSDWFNGTVPIDQTIGTKTSFTITYETTLPKVYIQSPSGSVYNQMQMRHDESSKTVTLKVPGTAQTGDWKYSIQTPTNQALTVTATSHAARADVPPIIVKARMDQKFSDGTKPMIVFAEVSQNYKPVINAEVWATLEPESGPAQTLQLLDNGAGADAFKDDGVYSKYFTMMKNGRSSLKVRVKNQNGQASFTLQKRGGAPYVPGYMVDGVVEMNPSKPLVSSESFIIGSFSRTATGESFEVILKSTTPPNFPPNRITDLNAEIQKDTVLLSWTAPGEDLDHGTAKSYKIKWSLDFKMLQFNFSNAHEVNISGISPQEAGSVEQHSFNLSFPIQNGTTLYFAVQSEDKENVKSQISNIAQASKIIPHPEPTEVSDPDFKLMFIAISVCLATVVITGIIAITAWALKRSKPA; this comes from the exons GACATGGTCACTGAAGGGTCGCTTTATCTCTTTGAAGCATTGGATAAAAAGGTCTATTTCAAGGAAGCTACAATACTGATCCCACCCCAGTGGAATAGTAAAGGTTTTACCAAAGCAAGAACAGAGTTGTTTGAAAAG GCAAGAATAAGAATTGATAATCCTAATCCAGCATATGGTGACGAACCCTACACTAATCAGTTTGGAGAATGTGGAGCTGAGGCAGAGTACATTCATTTCACCCCAAACTACTTCCGAGACAACACACTTACTAAGCAGTACGGGCCAAAAG GAAGGGTCTTGGTGCATGAATGGGCTCATCTGAGATGGGGCGTTTATGATGAATACAGTGAAAAAAATCCATTCTACTACTCTAATGGCCATATTGAAGCTACAAG GTGtagcaaaaatattaaaggtcAGTTTTATGAGGATTCTGCTAGAACTCCATGCCCCAATGATCCACAAACTTCACTACCGACTAAGAACTGCAAGTTTTTTCCTAACAAatatcaaaacacacacagttcaaTAATGTTCCTGCCAAGCCTGGATTCT GTGACCACATTTTGTCGTGAAAATGAGCACAATTATGATGCCCCAAacctgcaaaataaaaaatgtggcAAAGCAACATGGACCGTAATATTTGAGGATTCTGTGGATAAAGACGCACTTCGTTCTCTAAAACCGCTGCAGACTTCTCCACCAGCACCAACTTTCAAAGTTGTGCAGCGAATGCATCGGGTCGTTTGTCTCGTACTTGATGTCTCAGGAAGCATGCAA GGCTCTAGAATTCTTCGACTGCAACAGGCTGCCACACATTTCCTGCAGAATATCATTGAAGATCAATCCAGTGTGGGAATGGTAACATTTAGCACTGATGCTTCTACTCTGAGCTCCTTGACTACTATTGACAGTGACACCACAAGAGAACGTCTCATCGCTTTGTTGCCAAAAACAGCAGCTGGATCAACAAACATGTGTAAAGGCCTCAATCTAGGCTTAGAG GTACTTAAAAAGGACAATGGGGATGTGATAGGAGATGAAATCATTTTTCTGACAGATGGTGAAGCCTCAGATGACCTTAATAGTTGTGTTCCCAATGCAATTAATAGTGGTGCGATTATACACACAATTGCTTTGGGTAATAAAGCAGATAAAGCACTGAGGGAAATGGCGGACAAAACTG GGGGGAAATTTATCACAGCCAGTGATGACACTACCTCTAATCAGCTAATGAATGGATTTTCAACACTAACTGTACCAACAGGAGATCAAACAAAAGACCCAGTTCAG ATAGACAGTGTGGGAGCAAAAACATCTGACTGGTTTAATGGGACAGTACCAATAGATCAGACTATTGGTACCAAAACCAGCTTTACAATAACCTATGAAACAACTCTAcctaaagtttacatacagtcacCGAGTGGCTCAGTCTACAATCAAATGCAGATGCGTCATGATGAATCATCTAAAACAGTGACTTTAAAAGTTCCAGGAACTGCACAG ACTGGGGACTGGAAGTACAGTATCCAAACTCCAACAAATCAGGCTCTGACTGTAACAGCAACGAGTCATGCGGCACGAGCTGATGTTCCCCCTATCATTGTCAAAGCCCGCATGGACCAGAAGTTCAGTGACGGCACTAAACCCATGATAGTGTTTGCTGAGGTTAGTCAGAATTACAAGCCTGTAATAAATGCTGAAGTGTGGGCTACGCTGGAGCCAGAATCTGGTCCTGCACAAACGTTACAACTGCTGGACAATGGAGCAG GAGCTGATGCTTTCAAAGATGATGGTGTCTATtccaaatatttcacaatgatGAAAAATGGGAGAAGCAGCTTAAAAGTAAGAGTGAAGAATCAAAATGGACAAGCCAGCTTTACTCTCCAAAAAAGGGGTGGTGCTCCATACGTACCGGGATATATGGTAGACG GTGTGGTGGAGATGAACCCTTCAAAACCTCTAGTTTCGTCGGAATCATTTATAATCGGAAGCTTCAGCAGAACAGCCACCGGAGAGAGTTTTGAGGTGATTCTTAAAAGCACAACTCCACCAAATTTCCCTCCTAACAGAATCACAGATCTAAATGCAGAGATCCAGAAGGACACTGTTCTTCTCAGCTGGACAGCTCCTGGTGAGGACCTCGACCATGGGACAG CTAAATCCTACAAGATCAAGTGGAGCCTTGACTTTAAAATGCTTCAGTTCAACTTCAGCAATGCTCATGAAGTCAACATATCTGGCATCTCACCTCAGGAGGCTGGATCAGTTGAACAACATTCATTCAATCTCAGTTTTCCAATCCAAAATGGCACAACACTCTACTTTGCAGTTCAATCTGAAGACAAAGAAAATGTCAAATCTCAAATCTCCAACATTGCTCAAGCTTCAAAGATCATCCCTCATCCAGAACCCACAGAGGTGTCAGATCCAGACTTCAAACTTATGTTTATTGCAATATCTGTTTGCTTGGCCACTGTGGTGATTACTGGCATTATTGCTATAACAGCATGGGCATTGAAACGAAGTAAACCTGCTTAG